A region of Mauremys mutica isolate MM-2020 ecotype Southern chromosome 2, ASM2049712v1, whole genome shotgun sequence DNA encodes the following proteins:
- the SLC35B3 gene encoding adenosine 3'-phospho 5'-phosphosulfate transporter 2 isoform X2: protein MSGAAALPNKEHKKREEEKGEDSIDTECSKLGNMDLKFNSSRKYISISIPSKSQAMSPHIKSVDDIIVLGVNLSKFNKPTQFFICVSGVFMFYLIYGYLQELIFSVEGFKPFGWYLTLVQFGFYSIFGLIELQLIQDKRRRIPGKTYMIIAFLTVGTMGLSNTSLGYLNYPTQVIFKCCKLIPVMIGGVFIQGKRYNIADVSAAMCMSLGLIWFTLADSTIAPNFNLTGVVLISLALCADAVIGNVQEKAMKLHNGSNSEMVLYSYSIGFVYILLGLTCTSGLSPAVTFCSKHPVQTYGYAFFFSLTGYFGISFVLALIKIFGALLAVTVTTGRKAMTIVLSFLFFAKPFTFQYVWSGLLVVLGIFLNVYSKNMDKIKLPSLRGLWNKTVEERKTRTLSQTV, encoded by the exons CttccaaacaaagaacacaaaaagagagaggaagaaaaaggaGAAGATTCCATTGACACTGAATGCAGCAAACTAGGAAACATGGATCTGAAATTCAACTCCTCAAGGAAATATATTTCGATCAGCATACCTTCCAAATCGCAAGCCATGTCACCTCATATCAAATCAGTAGATGACATAATCGTTCTCGGCGTGAATCTCAGCAAATTTAACAAACCCACTCAGttttttatttgtgtttctgGAGTTTTTATGTTTTATCTAATCTATGGATATTTACAG gAACTGATATTTTCAGTGGAGGGTTTTAAGCCCTTTGGTTGGTACCTTACTTTAGTGCAATTTGGATTTTATTCCATTTTTGGACTAATAGAACTGCAGCTTATTCAGGATAAAAGGAGACG AATCCCAGGCAAGACCTACATGATAATAGCATTTCTAACTGTAGGGACTATGGGTTTATCAAATACCTCCCTAGGATATCTGAATTATCCTACTCAGGTCATCTTTAAGTGCTGTAAACTGATTCCTGTTATGATAGGAGGAGTCTTTATACAAG GAAAACGTTATAATATTGCAGATGTGTCTGCTGCAATGTGTATGAGTCTTGGCCTAATATGGTTTACTTTAGCTGACAGCACAATCGCACCAAATTTCAACTTGACAG gTGTGGTCCTTATATCCCTTGCTCTCTGTGCAGATGCAGTTATAGGAAATGTGCAGGAAAAAGCTATGAAGTTACACAATGGTTCCAATTCAGAAATG GTTCTGTATTCCTATTCAATAGGTTTTGTGTACATTTTATTGGGATTGACGTGCACTAGCGGATTAAGTCCTGCAGTAACATTTTGTTCAAAG caTCCAGTTCAGACTTATGGTTATGCATTCTTTTTTTCCCTGACTGGATATTTTGGAATATCCTTTGTTCTAGCGTTGATTAAAATCTTCGGTGCCCTTCTAGCTGTAACAG TAACAACAGGAAGAAAAGCAATGACCATTGTGctttcttttttgttctttgcAAAGCCATTCACATTCCA GTACGTGTGGTCAGGTTTATTAGTTGTCCTGGGTATATTTCTGAATGTTTACAGTAAGAATATGGATAAAATCAAGCTGCCTTCGCTACGAGGTCTTTGGAACAAAACTGTGGAAGAAAGAAAGACAAGGACGTTGTCACAAACTGTGTAG
- the SLC35B3 gene encoding adenosine 3'-phospho 5'-phosphosulfate transporter 2 isoform X1, translating to MSGAAAALPNKEHKKREEEKGEDSIDTECSKLGNMDLKFNSSRKYISISIPSKSQAMSPHIKSVDDIIVLGVNLSKFNKPTQFFICVSGVFMFYLIYGYLQELIFSVEGFKPFGWYLTLVQFGFYSIFGLIELQLIQDKRRRIPGKTYMIIAFLTVGTMGLSNTSLGYLNYPTQVIFKCCKLIPVMIGGVFIQGKRYNIADVSAAMCMSLGLIWFTLADSTIAPNFNLTGVVLISLALCADAVIGNVQEKAMKLHNGSNSEMVLYSYSIGFVYILLGLTCTSGLSPAVTFCSKHPVQTYGYAFFFSLTGYFGISFVLALIKIFGALLAVTVTTGRKAMTIVLSFLFFAKPFTFQYVWSGLLVVLGIFLNVYSKNMDKIKLPSLRGLWNKTVEERKTRTLSQTV from the exons CttccaaacaaagaacacaaaaagagagaggaagaaaaaggaGAAGATTCCATTGACACTGAATGCAGCAAACTAGGAAACATGGATCTGAAATTCAACTCCTCAAGGAAATATATTTCGATCAGCATACCTTCCAAATCGCAAGCCATGTCACCTCATATCAAATCAGTAGATGACATAATCGTTCTCGGCGTGAATCTCAGCAAATTTAACAAACCCACTCAGttttttatttgtgtttctgGAGTTTTTATGTTTTATCTAATCTATGGATATTTACAG gAACTGATATTTTCAGTGGAGGGTTTTAAGCCCTTTGGTTGGTACCTTACTTTAGTGCAATTTGGATTTTATTCCATTTTTGGACTAATAGAACTGCAGCTTATTCAGGATAAAAGGAGACG AATCCCAGGCAAGACCTACATGATAATAGCATTTCTAACTGTAGGGACTATGGGTTTATCAAATACCTCCCTAGGATATCTGAATTATCCTACTCAGGTCATCTTTAAGTGCTGTAAACTGATTCCTGTTATGATAGGAGGAGTCTTTATACAAG GAAAACGTTATAATATTGCAGATGTGTCTGCTGCAATGTGTATGAGTCTTGGCCTAATATGGTTTACTTTAGCTGACAGCACAATCGCACCAAATTTCAACTTGACAG gTGTGGTCCTTATATCCCTTGCTCTCTGTGCAGATGCAGTTATAGGAAATGTGCAGGAAAAAGCTATGAAGTTACACAATGGTTCCAATTCAGAAATG GTTCTGTATTCCTATTCAATAGGTTTTGTGTACATTTTATTGGGATTGACGTGCACTAGCGGATTAAGTCCTGCAGTAACATTTTGTTCAAAG caTCCAGTTCAGACTTATGGTTATGCATTCTTTTTTTCCCTGACTGGATATTTTGGAATATCCTTTGTTCTAGCGTTGATTAAAATCTTCGGTGCCCTTCTAGCTGTAACAG TAACAACAGGAAGAAAAGCAATGACCATTGTGctttcttttttgttctttgcAAAGCCATTCACATTCCA GTACGTGTGGTCAGGTTTATTAGTTGTCCTGGGTATATTTCTGAATGTTTACAGTAAGAATATGGATAAAATCAAGCTGCCTTCGCTACGAGGTCTTTGGAACAAAACTGTGGAAGAAAGAAAGACAAGGACGTTGTCACAAACTGTGTAG
- the SLC35B3 gene encoding adenosine 3'-phospho 5'-phosphosulfate transporter 2 isoform X3 produces the protein MDLKFNSSRKYISISIPSKSQAMSPHIKSVDDIIVLGVNLSKFNKPTQFFICVSGVFMFYLIYGYLQELIFSVEGFKPFGWYLTLVQFGFYSIFGLIELQLIQDKRRRIPGKTYMIIAFLTVGTMGLSNTSLGYLNYPTQVIFKCCKLIPVMIGGVFIQGKRYNIADVSAAMCMSLGLIWFTLADSTIAPNFNLTGVVLISLALCADAVIGNVQEKAMKLHNGSNSEMVLYSYSIGFVYILLGLTCTSGLSPAVTFCSKHPVQTYGYAFFFSLTGYFGISFVLALIKIFGALLAVTVTTGRKAMTIVLSFLFFAKPFTFQYVWSGLLVVLGIFLNVYSKNMDKIKLPSLRGLWNKTVEERKTRTLSQTV, from the exons ATGGATCTGAAATTCAACTCCTCAAGGAAATATATTTCGATCAGCATACCTTCCAAATCGCAAGCCATGTCACCTCATATCAAATCAGTAGATGACATAATCGTTCTCGGCGTGAATCTCAGCAAATTTAACAAACCCACTCAGttttttatttgtgtttctgGAGTTTTTATGTTTTATCTAATCTATGGATATTTACAG gAACTGATATTTTCAGTGGAGGGTTTTAAGCCCTTTGGTTGGTACCTTACTTTAGTGCAATTTGGATTTTATTCCATTTTTGGACTAATAGAACTGCAGCTTATTCAGGATAAAAGGAGACG AATCCCAGGCAAGACCTACATGATAATAGCATTTCTAACTGTAGGGACTATGGGTTTATCAAATACCTCCCTAGGATATCTGAATTATCCTACTCAGGTCATCTTTAAGTGCTGTAAACTGATTCCTGTTATGATAGGAGGAGTCTTTATACAAG GAAAACGTTATAATATTGCAGATGTGTCTGCTGCAATGTGTATGAGTCTTGGCCTAATATGGTTTACTTTAGCTGACAGCACAATCGCACCAAATTTCAACTTGACAG gTGTGGTCCTTATATCCCTTGCTCTCTGTGCAGATGCAGTTATAGGAAATGTGCAGGAAAAAGCTATGAAGTTACACAATGGTTCCAATTCAGAAATG GTTCTGTATTCCTATTCAATAGGTTTTGTGTACATTTTATTGGGATTGACGTGCACTAGCGGATTAAGTCCTGCAGTAACATTTTGTTCAAAG caTCCAGTTCAGACTTATGGTTATGCATTCTTTTTTTCCCTGACTGGATATTTTGGAATATCCTTTGTTCTAGCGTTGATTAAAATCTTCGGTGCCCTTCTAGCTGTAACAG TAACAACAGGAAGAAAAGCAATGACCATTGTGctttcttttttgttctttgcAAAGCCATTCACATTCCA GTACGTGTGGTCAGGTTTATTAGTTGTCCTGGGTATATTTCTGAATGTTTACAGTAAGAATATGGATAAAATCAAGCTGCCTTCGCTACGAGGTCTTTGGAACAAAACTGTGGAAGAAAGAAAGACAAGGACGTTGTCACAAACTGTGTAG